A region of Candidatus Binatus sp. DNA encodes the following proteins:
- a CDS encoding FGGY family carbohydrate kinase, whose amino-acid sequence MPQLILAIDQGTTGTTVLVVDRRGRIRGRAYTEIRQYYPKPGWVEHDPEEIYRSV is encoded by the coding sequence ATGCCTCAGCTGATACTTGCGATCGACCAGGGAACCACGGGCACAACTGTTTTGGTCGTAGATCGCCGCGGCCGCATCCGGGGCCGAGCTTACACCGAGATCAGGCAGTACTATCCGAAACCGGGATGGGTCGAGCATGACCCCGAGGAAATTTACCGCTCGGTCG